One window of Paenibacillus sp. FSL K6-3182 genomic DNA carries:
- a CDS encoding Dabb family protein — MTTQTKDWILHSVIFNLKHEQGSAEEQQFLEDGERILTSIPSVKNFQVYKQVSGKNDYRHGFAMEFANQADYDAYNEHPLHVQFVNERWVTEVEKFLEIDYAK; from the coding sequence ATGACAACGCAAACAAAAGACTGGATATTGCACTCCGTCATTTTTAACTTGAAGCATGAACAAGGCTCTGCGGAGGAACAGCAGTTTTTGGAGGATGGAGAGCGGATTCTTACTTCGATTCCGTCTGTAAAGAACTTTCAAGTGTATAAGCAAGTAAGCGGGAAAAATGACTACCGCCATGGCTTCGCAATGGAATTTGCGAATCAGGCTGATTACGATGCTTATAACGAGCATCCGCTGCATGTGCAGTTTGTAAATGAACGTTGGGTGACAGAAGTAGAAAAGTTTCTTGAAATCGATTACGCGAAGTAG
- a CDS encoding bifunctional 2-keto-4-hydroxyglutarate aldolase/2-keto-3-deoxy-6-phosphogluconate aldolase, whose protein sequence is MKKLRVLQQLTDAGVVAVLRADSPEEVVEMSRRAIKGGIKAIEITMTVPFALRAIEQLSKEYSSSVSPDADNFAIIGVGTVLDPETARAAILAGAEYVVSPALNPDTIKLCNRYAVPILPGTMTIHEIQTALELGVDIVKLFPGNLYSPSVIPSIKGPLPQANVMPTGGVSLDNLKDWIKAGAVAVGIGSDLTKDAVKTGDFSLIEKKAAAYIAAYREAKGL, encoded by the coding sequence ATGAAAAAGCTGAGAGTGCTTCAGCAGTTGACGGATGCCGGCGTCGTGGCGGTATTGCGTGCAGACTCGCCTGAGGAAGTTGTGGAAATGTCACGCCGTGCAATTAAGGGCGGTATCAAAGCGATTGAAATTACGATGACTGTGCCATTTGCGCTGCGTGCTATCGAGCAATTATCCAAAGAGTATTCAAGCTCCGTATCACCTGATGCTGACAACTTTGCTATTATCGGCGTCGGCACAGTACTAGATCCAGAAACGGCACGCGCTGCTATATTGGCAGGGGCGGAATATGTCGTTTCTCCAGCGCTTAATCCGGATACGATCAAGCTTTGCAATCGCTATGCGGTTCCTATTTTACCGGGTACTATGACCATTCACGAAATTCAAACGGCATTGGAGCTGGGCGTTGATATCGTGAAGCTGTTCCCAGGAAATCTATATTCACCAAGCGTGATTCCTTCTATTAAAGGACCGTTGCCGCAGGCTAACGTTATGCCAACCGGCGGCGTATCGCTCGACAACCTAAAGGACTGGATCAAAGCGGGCGCGGTTGCGGTCGGTATCGGATCCGATCTAACGAAGGACGCTGTAAAAACGGGCGATTTCTCGCTCATTGAGAAGAAAGCCGCTGCTTATATCGCAGCTTACCGCGAAGCAAAAGGACTTTAA
- a CDS encoding bifunctional 2',3'-cyclic-nucleotide 2'-phosphodiesterase/3'-nucleotidase, whose product MQEGQLKGKKGLRKLAVSSLTLFVLSMPFNGMFTAAADAGSSVKLRIMETTDIHTNLVPYDYYKDAVSNTVGFARTSNLIKAARAESKNTFLVDNGDLIQGTPLGTYKAVVAPIKDKEIHPVYKAMNQLDYDVATLGNHEFNYGLDYLDNALKGANFPYVSANVYIDDKDSNPDNDVNRFEPYKIITKKVVDESGQEQTLKIGVIGFVPPQITQWDKTWLEGKVITKDIAATAEKFVPKMRAEGADIIIAMAHTGFNGNSQANTNAEDAVLLLSKVSGIDAITFSHTHKVFPAVDEKSLDALFKDASGKVYASVDNAKGTINGVPAVQAGYGGSNLGIIDLSLEKQDGKWKVAGSQSSTKAIYDSAAKKPLVEIDQAIIDAVNGDHEATIKYANNPIGTTTAPIHSYFALVQDDPSVQIVTNAQKWYVENYIKKNLPEYKDTPILSVGAPFKAGRNGVEEFTEIKAGPLAIKSAGDLYLYDNTLKAIMVKGSVVKEWLEMSAGKFNQIDPSKSEEQELLNPSFQVYNFDVIDGVTYQVDVTKPAKYKVDGTINDAASSRIIKLNYKGKPVDPNQDFIVITNNYRAGGGGNFPGVKGSKYIIDAPDENRQILMDYISTNKQINPSIDNNWSIAPVMGDVKVTFTSSPKAAEYAKTTNNIRYLDKVDEKGFGIFSLDLNKLFTDVPASHWASPAINELVAKQIVTGKTDTTFEPNTNVTRAEFATLLVKALKLTAKSKSSFTDVPATAWYAESVAAASENGLVNGVSKGKFAPNDKITREQMAVMASNALKLKAGKETIVAESKIMSDDAQISAWAKAGVNIVVDRGVMNGRGEGKFVPKASSTRAEAAKVVHTLISDISVQLLGINDFHGQLDYKKDVKDAAGKVVSTLGGADYLATYLKQREASNPNTLLVHAGDAVGASAPVSAMLQDEPTIDFLNRLGFDIGTLGNHEFDAGAAEALRLINGGKNPKTGKDFAGANFPYVAANVVDANGKPLLDAYKVLEVGGVKVGFIGVVTNITPSVVKAESIKGLNFIEQAPAVNKAVKELQAKGVHTIVILAHDPFDGKADAPTGEVVDLANNVDDDVDVIFAGHNHGGLNKMIDGKLVIEAFSYGTAFSDVDLVIDRATHNVISAKGEVVEVKREGVTPDAEIAQMIKSYQELNAPVMNAPVTKTDAAITRTANASGESALGNLIADGMREVMKADFAFMNSGGIRNELPQGNVTYGNMFSVQPFGNVLIKMTLTGAQMKELMNQQWAGTSPKIGQISGFTYKYDDSKPDGQKIVEIKKADGTVLDDAAAYTIVVNDFMATGGDGYTVLLKGTNREAGPVDLDATITYINAKSTAGTISAKIEGRFTKVN is encoded by the coding sequence ATGCAAGAAGGTCAGCTTAAGGGGAAAAAGGGTTTACGAAAGCTCGCTGTCTCATCATTGACTTTATTCGTGCTGTCGATGCCGTTTAACGGCATGTTCACAGCAGCAGCGGATGCAGGGTCCAGCGTGAAACTCAGAATCATGGAAACAACAGACATTCACACCAATCTTGTGCCGTACGATTATTACAAAGATGCCGTTTCCAATACGGTCGGATTTGCTAGAACTTCAAATCTGATTAAAGCGGCTAGAGCAGAATCAAAGAACACATTCCTTGTTGACAACGGTGACCTTATCCAAGGCACGCCGCTTGGCACTTACAAGGCTGTCGTAGCTCCAATTAAAGACAAAGAGATTCATCCCGTTTATAAGGCCATGAATCAACTTGACTACGACGTTGCTACCCTTGGCAACCATGAATTCAACTATGGATTAGATTATTTGGACAACGCTCTTAAAGGCGCCAATTTCCCTTATGTGAGCGCAAACGTATATATCGATGATAAGGACTCGAATCCGGATAACGATGTGAACCGCTTTGAGCCCTACAAAATTATTACGAAAAAAGTCGTTGATGAATCCGGTCAGGAGCAGACGCTGAAAATCGGTGTTATCGGCTTTGTACCTCCGCAAATTACACAGTGGGACAAAACTTGGCTTGAAGGTAAAGTCATTACGAAGGATATTGCCGCAACTGCTGAGAAATTTGTACCTAAAATGAGAGCGGAAGGCGCGGACATTATTATTGCTATGGCGCACACGGGCTTTAATGGCAACTCTCAAGCAAATACTAACGCTGAGGATGCTGTACTGCTTCTAAGCAAGGTGTCTGGTATTGATGCAATTACATTCTCTCATACTCATAAAGTATTCCCTGCAGTTGACGAGAAATCGCTCGACGCTTTATTTAAGGATGCTTCTGGCAAAGTATATGCAAGCGTTGACAATGCGAAGGGCACGATTAATGGAGTGCCTGCCGTACAAGCTGGATACGGCGGAAGCAATCTAGGAATTATCGATTTGTCGCTAGAGAAACAGGACGGCAAATGGAAAGTTGCTGGCTCCCAGTCCTCCACGAAAGCGATTTACGATAGCGCAGCGAAGAAACCGCTTGTTGAAATCGATCAAGCAATCATCGACGCCGTGAATGGTGATCACGAAGCAACGATTAAATACGCAAACAACCCTATCGGAACAACAACAGCGCCGATTCATAGCTATTTTGCGCTCGTACAAGACGACCCTTCTGTTCAGATCGTAACGAACGCACAGAAATGGTATGTTGAAAACTATATTAAGAAAAACCTGCCAGAATACAAGGACACGCCAATCTTGTCCGTAGGCGCTCCATTCAAAGCGGGACGCAATGGCGTTGAGGAATTCACAGAAATTAAAGCCGGCCCGCTCGCGATTAAGAGTGCAGGCGATCTCTATCTCTACGACAACACGCTTAAAGCGATCATGGTTAAGGGTTCTGTTGTGAAAGAATGGCTGGAAATGTCTGCTGGCAAATTCAATCAAATCGATCCAAGCAAATCGGAAGAGCAAGAACTGCTTAATCCTTCATTCCAAGTGTATAACTTTGACGTGATCGATGGCGTAACTTACCAAGTAGACGTTACTAAACCAGCTAAATATAAAGTTGATGGCACGATTAATGATGCAGCTTCCAGCCGGATCATTAAGTTAAACTACAAGGGTAAGCCGGTAGATCCAAATCAAGATTTCATCGTTATTACTAACAATTACCGTGCTGGCGGCGGCGGCAACTTCCCAGGCGTTAAAGGAAGCAAATATATTATTGACGCACCGGACGAAAACCGCCAAATCTTAATGGATTACATTAGCACGAATAAGCAAATTAACCCATCGATCGATAACAACTGGTCGATTGCTCCAGTTATGGGCGATGTAAAGGTTACATTCACTTCATCTCCAAAAGCGGCGGAGTATGCAAAAACAACGAACAACATCCGTTACTTGGATAAAGTCGATGAAAAGGGCTTCGGCATCTTCTCCCTCGACCTAAACAAGCTATTTACTGATGTACCAGCTTCTCACTGGGCTTCACCTGCCATTAATGAGCTGGTGGCAAAACAAATCGTTACAGGCAAAACGGATACCACTTTTGAGCCAAACACGAACGTTACCCGCGCGGAATTCGCGACACTGCTCGTGAAAGCTTTGAAATTGACTGCGAAAAGCAAAAGCTCGTTCACCGATGTTCCAGCGACTGCATGGTATGCGGAATCCGTTGCAGCGGCAAGCGAGAACGGCTTGGTTAACGGAGTTTCCAAAGGCAAATTTGCTCCAAACGACAAAATTACGCGTGAGCAAATGGCGGTAATGGCAAGCAACGCATTGAAACTTAAAGCAGGCAAAGAGACTATCGTAGCGGAAAGCAAAATAATGTCCGACGATGCTCAAATTAGTGCTTGGGCAAAAGCTGGCGTGAATATCGTCGTTGACCGCGGGGTTATGAACGGACGCGGCGAAGGCAAATTTGTCCCTAAAGCTTCATCGACTCGTGCGGAAGCGGCGAAAGTCGTTCATACGCTGATCAGCGATATTTCGGTACAATTGCTGGGCATTAACGATTTCCACGGACAATTGGATTACAAAAAAGATGTAAAAGATGCAGCGGGCAAAGTCGTGTCGACACTCGGAGGCGCGGATTATTTGGCCACATATTTGAAACAACGCGAAGCTTCGAATCCGAACACGCTGCTTGTGCATGCTGGCGATGCCGTTGGTGCTAGCGCACCGGTATCCGCGATGCTGCAGGATGAGCCGACGATCGATTTCTTGAACCGTCTCGGCTTCGATATCGGCACACTCGGCAACCATGAGTTTGACGCTGGCGCAGCTGAAGCACTCCGCTTAATCAACGGAGGCAAAAACCCGAAAACGGGCAAGGATTTCGCAGGTGCAAACTTCCCTTATGTCGCTGCAAACGTAGTGGATGCAAACGGCAAACCGCTGCTTGACGCCTACAAAGTACTTGAAGTTGGCGGAGTTAAAGTCGGTTTTATCGGGGTCGTAACGAATATTACGCCTTCTGTCGTAAAAGCTGAAAGCATTAAAGGTCTTAACTTTATCGAGCAAGCTCCAGCGGTTAACAAAGCAGTGAAAGAGCTGCAAGCGAAGGGCGTGCACACCATCGTTATTTTGGCGCATGATCCATTCGATGGCAAAGCCGACGCTCCAACTGGCGAAGTTGTCGATCTGGCTAACAACGTTGATGATGATGTAGACGTCATCTTCGCAGGCCACAACCATGGCGGCCTGAACAAAATGATCGACGGCAAGCTTGTCATTGAAGCCTTTTCTTATGGTACGGCATTCTCTGATGTGGATCTAGTTATCGATCGTGCAACGCATAATGTTATTTCCGCTAAAGGCGAAGTCGTTGAAGTGAAACGCGAAGGCGTTACGCCGGATGCAGAAATTGCACAAATGATCAAATCGTACCAAGAGCTGAACGCTCCAGTTATGAACGCACCGGTTACTAAAACGGATGCTGCCATTACACGTACAGCTAACGCTTCCGGCGAATCAGCGCTAGGAAACCTAATTGCCGATGGCATGCGCGAAGTAATGAAAGCGGACTTTGCATTCATGAATTCGGGCGGAATCCGTAATGAACTTCCACAAGGAAATGTCACTTACGGAAACATGTTCTCCGTACAGCCTTTCGGCAACGTGCTCATTAAGATGACGCTGACTGGCGCGCAAATGAAAGAGCTGATGAATCAGCAATGGGCAGGAACAAGCCCGAAGATTGGCCAAATTTCCGGTTTCACATATAAGTATGACGATAGCAAGCCAGACGGCCAAAAGATTGTTGAAATCAAGAAAGCCGATGGCACTGTTCTAGATGACGCAGCAGCCTATACGATTGTCGTGAACGATTTTATGGCAACAGGCGGCGACGGCTACACGGTGCTCTTGAAAGGAACAAACCGTGAGGCTGGCCCTGTAGATCTTGACGCTACGATCACATACATTAATGCGAAATCCACAGCCGGTACTATATCGGCAAAAATTGAAGGCCGCTTTACTAAAGTGAACTAA
- a CDS encoding winged helix DNA-binding domain-containing protein, which produces MASSKRAKNAAAPILGMRQLNRALLERQMLLRRSNISVLEAIQHLVAIQSQAPNPPYFALWTRLENFRQEQLSRLITERQVVRIALMRSTIHLVSARDGLELRPLLQPALEKGMFSTYGKMLQNVDLEAISEAGRALVEEQPRTFNELGNLLALEWPNVDPSALSAAIRTLVPLVQIPPRGVWGLSGQATHTSAEAWLGQSLANSPSLETMLLRYLGAFGPATIKDIQVWSGLSKLRETIEQLRPSLRTFSDEKGNELFDLPDAPLPPGDTIAPPRFLSEFDNMLLSYSDRSRILEEKYKPLVFTINGIIRSTFLIDGFVRGTWKIEQNNETAALIIQSFEKLSPADHDDLVEEGQKLLTFAAGSSLSHDIQFIALK; this is translated from the coding sequence ATGGCTTCATCTAAGCGAGCAAAGAATGCAGCAGCACCTATTTTAGGAATGCGCCAATTAAATAGAGCTTTGCTTGAGCGGCAAATGCTGCTGCGAAGATCCAATATATCCGTGCTGGAGGCGATCCAGCATTTGGTTGCCATTCAGTCACAAGCGCCTAACCCGCCCTATTTTGCGTTATGGACACGGCTTGAGAACTTCCGACAGGAGCAGCTCTCTAGGCTCATCACGGAGCGTCAAGTCGTGCGCATTGCTCTCATGCGCTCTACGATTCATCTGGTCAGTGCGCGTGACGGTTTGGAATTGCGGCCCTTGCTTCAACCTGCTTTAGAAAAAGGCATGTTTAGTACATACGGTAAGATGCTGCAAAACGTAGACCTCGAAGCTATAAGTGAAGCAGGTCGCGCTTTAGTGGAGGAGCAGCCTCGCACATTCAACGAACTCGGCAATCTACTCGCGTTAGAGTGGCCTAATGTTGACCCCTCTGCCCTTAGCGCTGCCATTCGTACTCTCGTCCCGCTCGTCCAAATCCCGCCTCGCGGTGTATGGGGACTTAGTGGTCAAGCAACACATACATCTGCGGAAGCTTGGCTAGGTCAATCGCTTGCGAACTCTCCTTCCCTCGAGACGATGCTGCTGCGTTACCTTGGCGCCTTTGGCCCCGCAACCATTAAGGATATACAAGTTTGGTCTGGGCTAAGCAAGCTCCGCGAGACTATTGAACAGCTGCGTCCAAGCCTGCGTACCTTCTCCGACGAGAAGGGAAATGAGCTGTTTGATTTGCCGGATGCTCCCTTGCCGCCCGGCGACACGATAGCTCCGCCGCGTTTTCTATCCGAGTTCGATAATATGCTGCTCTCCTACTCTGACCGCAGCCGCATTTTGGAAGAAAAATATAAACCGCTCGTATTCACGATTAACGGCATTATTCGCTCTACATTTTTAATAGACGGATTCGTACGCGGCACGTGGAAGATAGAACAAAACAACGAAACCGCTGCACTCATCATTCAATCATTTGAGAAGTTAAGCCCAGCTGATCATGATGATTTAGTGGAAGAAGGCCAAAAGCTGCTCACATTCGCTGCAGGCAGCTCCCTCTCGCATGATATTCAGTTCATAGCGCTAAAATAA
- a CDS encoding DUF418 domain-containing protein, whose amino-acid sequence MINQNEMGQRIRVIDAIRGFCLLGILLANMLIFQYGIYGKEEMQLFNPTPTDEVTHQVLKVAVEGSFMPIFMFLFGYSLFKLREGLVAKGLKPARYMVRRFFMLIGLGLLHSMLLWEGDILLAYGIAGFCLLLFIKQKPKTLMIWGVILSVLMAGISFGMEKDKPEEKARMQEYVVESKMVYGEGTYQEIMNFRQDEDPLEIPAAVMAVLVVMMPFMLLPMFLFGIAAANKQWFHNPKRERRRYAWIGGILLPLGLLSKGVAVPQPEWAWSGVLLSLGGQLLAFGYIFGLAFVMSFLSKRSYIIMAFESVGRMSMTNYLMQTVICTTIFYGYAFGWFGEIGVLNGVLLGIAIYTVQAVVSSFILFWFKNGPFERLLRIATYWSFSGKARVSKKAADAQAADHTYFSAMN is encoded by the coding sequence TTTATGGGAAAGAGGAAATGCAGCTATTTAATCCTACTCCTACAGATGAGGTAACGCATCAAGTTCTCAAGGTAGCGGTGGAAGGCAGCTTTATGCCAATCTTTATGTTTTTGTTCGGCTACAGTCTCTTTAAGCTGCGCGAAGGACTAGTGGCCAAGGGGCTCAAGCCGGCGAGGTATATGGTACGGCGCTTTTTTATGCTAATAGGACTTGGGCTTTTGCATAGCATGCTCCTTTGGGAGGGCGATATTCTACTTGCATATGGGATCGCCGGTTTTTGCTTATTGTTGTTTATCAAACAGAAGCCAAAGACGCTTATGATATGGGGAGTAATTTTGAGTGTCTTAATGGCGGGCATAAGCTTCGGAATGGAGAAGGATAAACCAGAAGAGAAAGCTCGCATGCAGGAATATGTGGTAGAATCCAAAATGGTGTACGGGGAAGGGACCTATCAAGAAATTATGAACTTCCGCCAAGATGAGGATCCATTAGAAATACCTGCGGCAGTCATGGCGGTGCTTGTAGTTATGATGCCATTTATGCTGCTGCCAATGTTTTTGTTTGGAATTGCAGCTGCGAATAAGCAATGGTTCCATAATCCGAAGCGAGAGAGACGCAGATATGCGTGGATCGGCGGTATTTTGCTGCCGCTGGGTCTATTATCGAAAGGCGTGGCAGTGCCTCAACCAGAGTGGGCTTGGAGCGGCGTATTATTGAGTTTGGGCGGACAATTGCTGGCCTTTGGGTATATTTTTGGTCTTGCGTTCGTCATGTCCTTTTTATCTAAACGATCCTATATCATCATGGCATTTGAATCGGTTGGACGAATGTCCATGACCAACTATTTAATGCAGACGGTGATTTGTACCACTATATTTTATGGATATGCGTTCGGTTGGTTTGGAGAAATCGGTGTGCTTAACGGCGTACTGCTTGGCATAGCCATTTATACCGTTCAAGCCGTTGTGTCCAGCTTCATCCTGTTCTGGTTCAAAAATGGCCCATTTGAGCGACTGCTTCGCATTGCAACATATTGGTCGTTTAGCGGAAAAGCTCGGGTTTCGAAAAAAGCAGCAGATGCACAGGCTGCGGATCATACTTATTTTAGCGCTATGAACTGA